The Mytilus edulis chromosome 4, xbMytEdul2.2, whole genome shotgun sequence nucleotide sequence TATTTGAGACCATAATCTATGATTATGAGAAGTGCCAGATCATAAAGGGATTTCATTCTTTATAAGGCTGAAATAGATGCATATTTCATTGACATCTACCTTTACtttttttccagatttttttaataaatgctcCCCTTtatgatattgccatttgattaggtactttcatttttgaattttcctctgagttcagtatttgtttACTCCAAAACTATTTTTCTATTGATTTCGTATGCATTATAACAAAAGTTAATGATGATAAATCATTTGACAGTTGAACGAGCATACTCATTTCGAAATCCGGGAGAAATAATagtcattcgtttttgatgcgttttgttatttgattttgccatgtgattatggactttccgaattgattttcctctgagttcagtatttttgtgattttactttttgcatacaCTTTGATTGGTCTATCTCATGTATTCATCACGGGCTTTCAATTTTCATTCCTCCTCTTTAATAAAATTTGTTCAGTATCTTGTACATGCAAGTTTAAGGAACCATAAGATTAACAAACACGTAAGCGACTGTCATATTAGTCAGCTTGTACATACATTATCTATAGATTGAACTTGTAGGAACCGATTGCAAAACTTAGGGAAATACAGACTATTATCTATAATGTATATTTATGCAATGATTTGCGATTAGAAGAAGAAATGACTTACATTGTAAATATTCTTTTGGTAAGTAATGTATTCTACAGATAACATTATTAACACTTGCTTGACTTTGATATAAGATGAATAAATTTAGTTGTTTTTCAAAATACAATTACGgtatatacaaaaatacaagttttctTCAGCATTTTGTAAAAACATTCTATTTGTTTTCCTTTGGGTAAGAAAATAAGTAATAgtgcattaaaatatattttcttaaactaAAGGCAAGCTCATTACTGAACCTGATGatggtatataatatatatcacgCAATCCTACAATAAAACATCGGAAGCTGGGAAGAGATCATATAGCAAATTCTCAAACAGAAAGACATGAGAGATTTCGTATAATGCACAGGATGAATTTCGATTGaataaacataataaagaaaaacgaatatttttttagacGGTATTGACACTGCAAACATAAAGAAGAATTTAATTGTTAAATTCAAAGTAAATGTAAAAACTTTAATGTCAAGGTTtgtatatatatctgtaatttgaTCTTATCTGATGTTATGGTTCAACATTTCGTTCACGTTTCGatatttgtatacaaaatatataacattcTCTGATCACGTATACACAATACTTGATGAATATCAAAATATTGcaaatagttttaaattttattataatgcAAATTGTTATGTTGTACGTTCTTTGCATTAAGTTAGttatgtaattattttatttccccAGAAAAAATAGCATTTAAACATGCAGCCCATTCAAATATTCACATATTGGACATGTTGGATGTTGTTTTGGACGTGTGCAGGTATatattatttctttatatatcaaatgttacaaaaaaagaagtaaattcacaaaaatactgaactccgatgaaaattcaaaacggaaagtccctaatcaaattgcaaaaccaaaagcacaaacacatcaaaagaatggataacaactgtcatatgcctgacttggtacaggcattttcttatgtagaaaatggtgaataaaacctggttttatagctagctgaacctctcacttgtatgacagtcccatgaaattccattatattgacaacgatgtgtgaacaaaacaaacagacttgataggtaaaaatgtaaaaaaaatatagcaatcaacattgtgttataatcttaatcactaaaaaaacatacaaaatgtaaCAGAGAAGCacaaaacaaaatggcatataaagCACATTCAAGAGGCACCGAAAAGATTAAGAGCAGAGATGATTAACATTTCGGAATAGGAACTTTAGTAAAAACATGACTAAAACCTATAAGATAAAAAGCCTggtaaaaacataaattatataaatggCAATACTAGAAGAAACAATTTCCTGTTCTGAATTGCAACTTAATTTGAGGCTCGCATAAAAAAGTTCTTAtcagatttatatacatgtactaagaataacaAATTGAAAGGAAAAGGggaaatacagatttttttacttttagtaaTGCAAAGTAGGTGTATAAATGTTCTTGTCAATTGTATTTGTTTAAAAGGTTATATTACAAAAACGTGCGTATGAAAACAATCTGAATTGTTTCAATTCCAAACGAGGGTAGAGTTCCCTTTAAATCTATCTTATTGTACTGTATAAAAACGTAAGGACGaagatacatttaaaaaaaattgttgtacaaacaaaattaatgtaaaaactaGTTGCTTTCGTAGGTTTTGTCTGTTAAATTGAAGGCAGgtgtatttattaaaataaaaaacagtgAGCATCATTTTGAAATGGCTAACGACTATATGTATATAGCTAGTTTAACTGGCTGACGTCCATGATTTAAAATACAACAACTAGTTTTGAAAGAAAATTACAACTGAGAATTTGTCgatatttgtcaattttgtcaaatggTAATAATGAATTAAATAAGGAAGATATGTACATAAGGTTTGTACCAGTGAAGTAGCAGTCAAACCCCATGAATTTAAAAGCTTTACTATAGCATATACAATATGCAGCACttacaaaaatatgtaattaaaCACCCTTTAACACGTGGAAGTATTATAGGGCAACACCAGTCTTTTGAAATCACAATCCTACACACTTTAAAATTCGCCGAACCAGCTAAACTCTAAACAGGTCAGCTAAAGGTTTATGAATAACGTACAAAAGCTAGTATCATGGAAAAGGAAGTTCAGTCTACAAtgtataataaatgtaaaaacacaAGTACAAACAAACCAGTTAACATTGGTGTAGCAAAGAATTATGTTAGCGCTTACAGAAAAGTTTATCATACTAAAAGTACATAACCTGATAAGAAATCTAGACGTTCTACATGTACACTTTCATATCATTGTCAATTTCGTTCAGTTACGTCATAAACAGTTCACAAACTTGATCAATATCAAGAATAAATCCGTACTGAATTTAAATGGtgaataaactaaaaaaacatttttttcctgtTTCAAACTATGATTCTGCAAATTGGTTGTGTATATAGAAGTGACAATGAATGTATTGTGGTAAAATTTACGCAGTTTCTGTTATTAAACcaaaaagaaagaacattttaGCTGGCATCACAATTGAAATAATCTTAAAAAGGGTAgttttaaatacaaggtttactTAATTTCGTTCAGGCGAAATGATCCTTCTTCcacaattaaaaatcaaatttctgaaaagatttgtttacgttttcatttattatgttataattttgatttttttttatattttagagggtCGTAATAACGATAACAAACATACTCAATTTAAAATTTCTGAGCACAGAAAAGAAAATACAACACTCCTAGACAACACCACTGACCTAAGAAGAGAATATACAACACATTCAGACAAATCTACTGTCAAAAGAAAAGAATATACAACACTTCTGTTCCAAATAACTGACCAAAGAAAAGAACTCACAACTCTTCCAGACAAAACAACTGGTCAAAGACGAGAATATACAACACTTCCAGACAATCACAGATTAagttgtacaaaaaatgaaacagaGACAGTCGCTTGCTTCAACGGAGGATCGTGCCTTGCAACAGATGTAGGATTTAGAATAATACGATGCGCGTGAGTAAAAATAACCAACTTAACTGTTCGTTTTCAGTCATGCTTTGGCTTTTGGTATTTTCCTTGACAAACTTATCTTataagttattgtttggaaaTGGGGTGTGATTGACAAAATGACGTATAGTATCCACCATGCAGTATCTAAATGGACAGCAATGTAAGAAGTTATAGGATACCGTTtggacttcaacaatgatcaaatccAATATCGTATTGTCAGATAAAAAAGGTCTTGACATACCAAAATgtgaaataactttaaaaaaactaacagcctgatatACAACAAATCAATGAAAGACCAtccgacaaaaaaaaaaaaagacatcaatCATCAATTACAGACTCCTTGCTTGAGACCGGCACATACATAAtatggaggggttaaacatgtttaagtgACCATAACCTGTTGTAGTAGTGTAACcgtaaacagaagaaaaaaatgtgCGGTCATTTTCAGTCTTGATGTACAAGTAGCGAACCACGCCAAATAGACACTTAAAAAAATAGACCttacagtaaaagtaataatttaaaaggacaaacaaaagAATGCTTTTACACATTTTTAAGTTGATAAACAATGCCAATATCATTTACAAAGACGAACAAAAGATTGCTATAACACATTTTTAAGTTGATAAACAAACCCAGTACATAGAAtgtatacttcaagaccattgtgtattatttgtgaagtttatACGGGATATCTATCAGCAAGGTCTTGTTATCTTCCGCTGAAGTTTCTTTTAGGGAAAAGACGAGACTTTCTTTTTGATATACCCTTGGTACATCCACTTTCTGAACAGACACtggtgaagttttataaataatgtctgagtagcagctgaaaACTcatgaataccgaatgagttgggaaatgcaggtgaagttggtacatgaggcagaggaagccgtgtttGTTGATTGGATTCTCTGAGCTTCTTGTTTGTGACATGTGTCTCAATTTACTCCGAATCATATGATGATTAAAAGAGGttggcaaggagaggcgcacagttctttcccataggaatgccgacaatttgtttaaaaacatCTATTaactccaaattcaacaaatatgttgtcaataagaaactccagcatccTGATCACTCTTTCATCTATGTAGCATGTTTTactttttggttaatttttctCAAACGTTGTTCATTATATGTCTTGAAGTTGACTGCATTCAtgtatataagtaaaaaatatcttgtaaaaaaATTGCCTCCATATATATGAATGCTCCTTGTTTTATTTCAGATGTACTTTTAAATATACTGGTGACCGATGCGAAATGATAAACCTAGAAATACTTTTTGCAAGTAAGCACCACCGtgcaataaataaatgaataaacaaatattgttGAAGTCATTGGCAATGCAGTGCATATGATTTTATCAGCTGCTTTAACATATCATGTAAAGGTCTTAACGAAAAAAATCAACCACGTTATTTTGCGTCATCTTACTAAATATGTTCAAGCTCATAATTATCCTTGAAATTACGTTCTTTTTCTTGTAGGCGTCCTTATGTTTATGATCATGATTGTCAGATCTAAGCTATAATAGATATCTGCATTCATACTCGTTTTTCCTTGACTAGTGTTTTTAGTCTACAAAAAGGATGATGTTCATATAACAGCTTTGAGAACGACATTGAATGGCGTACAGAATTTTTATGTCGGTTGGGTAGTATCGATTGTCTTTTGATATCAACAATAATAGCCTTACTGAAAATAATGGCATGATGAgttaagctgactatgtggtatgggctttgctcatcgtcgatggccgtacggtgacataatAACTTATAATTTCTATGTTATTAGTCtactgtggagagttgtctcattggcattcataccacatcttcttttttatatttacacatgGCATCAGAAACAAAAAAAAGGTGTATCCCAAAAAGGGTGGTTCAAAGTTAAAAACAAGTTCCAAATCATTGTTTTGTATATGGACTATAGAATATCAAACTGGAACAtgtattaataaaaaagtattctcaatataaataaaagaagatgtggtatgatttccaatgaaacaactctccaccagagaccaaaatgacaccgaaattaacaactataggtaaccgtacggccttcaacaatgagctaagcccataccgcatagtcagctataaaaggccccgaaatgacactgtaaaacaatataaacgagaaaactaacggccttatttatgttcaaGTCAACATTTTTATCAGTGAACTGTTTTATTACACAAATTCAGCTACAACATTTAGAAAAATCTTGCTTTAAATGGAAACCTTTAATTCTGATGAGATAACTGTGTTTTAcacataaaaaaatcttaaatattaCGCGAACATTTAATTTATCTAAAACGATGTTTTCTCAAGTTTGAGGTTGATCGCTACATGAAAAATGCAGACACGAAATTTAAGATTCTTTTAAAAACTacagttttaatttatcagacCATTATGGAATATTTGTATCTTAGATGACCACAGTTTACTGATATGTTTCGCTTGTTCAAATCACAATTCCATCCTCTTTCCTATCGAAAGCAAGTATTCATCGAATCTTGACTTGCATTAATATAAGTAACATGACGGATGCTACTAGTGATGCCAAAACTGCTTATCCTTGTACTAGTATTACATATAGGAAGGTTCCTGTTTATTTTTGGTGAAGTGTTTTTGActgttacatttgtttgtcttttcgtcttttttttacTTGTTGTCTCTTTTATTGAATTAACGGTTTTGATTGGTTCTGGTATCTTCTCCTCTCCATTTCTTAATTCTATTATTTGCTCATAACCGATTCCCTAAGCTACAATTTAAGCCCTGTTATCATACCGATAtacagtcaaaataaaaattatcttatCCAATGCAAATTAGTTCTTAATTATTATTGTTGTTTCCCTAATaaaaaaatcaggtttaatctTGACCGAAACACACCGAAAATCATAAAGTTACTTGCATCGAGTGTTGTCTGCTCCAACTTTTGGTGGGAGATATTGCATGCATATACTGAACGCAAAAAAATATTGTTAGCTTAGTGACAAAGTAAACCGTAGTACTTAGACTACCATGTTTGCATCACATTTCTTGTTGATCAAAATGAGGCATTATAGTAACGGACATCAAAAGAGAAATACTTTTGGAGTTATATACTAGAACCTAGTAGAGGTAAATAAAGAGAATAGCCTTGATTCTTGACTAGAAGACgcaaaaacacaaacacacaaaaaCATCGAAGATGCATTAGTTAAAAGGTTCCGTTGACCAATAATTGGTGTAAGAAATATAATTGGTGTATTTATATGCTACATCAAAAGCTATTTGGATTTCCttcaaaagaatatatttttctaACCTGAACCAATGTTTGATGAGATGTGATCGTTCTGAATGCTCATTGTTCTATTTAAGCGAGCACAGTGCCATGATAACATCgttgtttgttaaaaaatttgaCTTATCAGTCTCTGAGTTATAATTTCAATATATAATAAACCCTGACACAATAGAaaacaggattaaaattttatacgtgtggcagacgcgcatttcgtttacaaaagactcattagtggcactcgaataaaaaagtttaaaaaggccaaataaagtacgaagttgaagagcatagatgattaaaaattcataaaaattttgccaaatacagctaacttTAAGGTAATCTATAATAATTCCTGAGGTaggaaagccttagtatttcaaatattcaaagttttgtaaacagttgatttataataattattataaaacttaaaacaaaCAGTTGACATCAGCTTACatcgattaaaaaaaatacatatatttttctttcaaatgataTCATTTGTCAAATGTTACTATATTATTTAGGTAAACACGTATTTTTTCAGTGAATAAAGATAAGAAAGAAGTTAGAACTGGTCTTGTTTCCGGATTTATTGCTTTAATAGCATTATTATTGCTTGCAGGGTTGTTATTAACtgttaatatatttttcaaagtaAAAAGGTGAGTAAAAGAATTTCTTTTACTTAACATAAGTACTTTGTTACCCATAAGGGAAATACAATTCACTCAAAGTACCAAGTAAACCTTATCAACCCCATCTAGACATacttgtacatattttttttttcattacaaaaaaaaacccaacacttTACAGCAAGAGGAGTACAACGTCCCAATACCTAACGGGACAAGAGGAGTACAACGTCCCAATACCTAACGGACTTTAGAACAAATTTAGACGTTCTTCACAACCAACATGGAGCTGTATGGGATGTAGACGAAACCCTCTGACGGTGAAACCGGGATTGCtcttgtgaaaaaacattttttttgttattcataaCTATTCTTTACAAAATTAATATACCTTGAAAAAtcaatgtagttttttttttattgagttgttaattttagataaaatacTCTACATATGGTTCGAAACACCGAAAACCATCAATTTTGTTAAACAgttcttaacatgcttaatgtgCAATACTATAATCCATATTATTAATTGTAGAGTTAACACATATGAAGAGATATACTCAAGAGGTCGGTTGTTCATATGATCCTGGTATCTTCGatttctgttttgaaaaatgGATAATGGCATGCGTGTACAGTGCGAGTTTGAATCTTCCTGGACATCACGACTTATCTGTTATCAGTTTGGGAGCATAATCATATTACCATGATAAGAAGTAAACATACAAAGAGAGACAACTATTTTTTCGATGaactaatgatttttttaaaattataatgttGGAATTGACTTCAAATGATAAGtgttttagtaaaacaaaataatacgtGTACCATTTTTGAACAAACTACAGTTACTATTTATATACTCTGTATTGCATATGCAATTCAaatatttgaagatatttatattATGTACAATCAATTATCCAAAGATTAGTCTTGCTAAAATAAAGTGTCTAGATGTTTAATTGCAACTTACTCATTCATCATGTCCTAGGGTTAGAACAAGGGCCAGTTTTGANNNNNNNNNNNNNNNNNNNNNNNNNNNNNNNNNNNNNNNNNNNNNNNNNNNNNNNNNNNNNNNNNNNNNNNNNNNNNNNNNNNNNNNNNNNNNNNNNNNNAGAAATGTTTTCTTTATGAAATCAAGATTAGGAATTGAGCTCACAGGTAAGGATTATGACTTTCTTCTGTATCTTTCCCGCCCTTCTCTTTGATGCCTGTCTCTCCATTCCACCTACTATAAACTCGTGTACATTTGTATATGAACGTAAAAACTACATGACACAAAATGTGTTAAGGAACTTTTAAGGAGTAAGAATACCTGGTATAGTGTAACCAAATGGTGTATGCTCTagaatattaattaatagtattaGGTCAAtgtggtaaaaaattacactaaAATAGTATGTGCATTATTTAGGTAGACttctattgatatttttaaaatatttttttaacatttaccGATGGCCGAACAATAATGTTAATGTAAATAGAAATGATACATTTTACACTGGATTTAGCTATCGATCCATGATCTTGCATTTCATATGCAATGTAAATCTCAAATTCAACAGTGTGACATTTTCCCCCAACAGCCATTAAAATATACTGCATAATTAATAAATCGCCTGGTTTATCAAGTTTAATGCTGTAGATAATGTCAACTATATACAACTGAACGTAATATACTCTTATTTGAATATAATAcacaattttgtacttatcgTTTATAATTGGTATGTAAATGTGATAAcaatatttcagaaaattaaCGTTGTTTCCGTTACACAGTAAACAGGAAGAGATTGTAGTACATATTTTATGTGAGTGACAAGTAAGTACATAAATTTACTTTTAGTTCATATATATgctttcaatatttaatttacatCACTtgtaatttagaaataattcagaaaaaaaccaTGTTGCATATTTCGATATTTCATATACAACGTAATAGTCACCCAAATACAAGTAATGTAACACAATGTTATTGACATGTCTTGCATTATACAGACGGCTGGAAATTGAAGCTTTGTTAGCGGAAATTTGTGTATTTGGTCTTTGTATAAAAATTTCCACATATTAGAATACTGATATTTGTGTTCCAAAGACAAACAAGCTGGATGTCCCGCGATCTCCAAATGGTTTCAGTTTAAACCTTTTCTAAACAAGTAAAATAATAATACTTACATGCAAAGATGATTatatcaatttaaacaaaacttttgtattatatatgtgttttcaaGAGAAGAAATGTCACAAAACGACACAGAAAGTGTAGAAGCTGCTTCAACCGTAGACACCAAAAAGCAAGACTTGTCAGAGAACATAAAAAGCGATAGCAATGAACCATCAGATTCATATACAAATCAAACGTACAGTACAGATGCAGATGCAACACAAGAAAAACCACGAACTCCAGAATCTGAGAATCAATCGCAAAGATTAGTTAAAGATGAACAAGTTCCATCAACTAGTAAATCAACAGACCATAGACATTCTAACAGACCTCCAACTTTGTCCTTAGCTGCTACAAAAGATGACAAAATACTTGCGGAAGAAATAAAACATCAACCAAAAGAAGATGACAGTCGGGAAGAAAACGAAACAAATGAAAAGAAACGTAAATCAAGAATATCCAGGGCTTTAGATTCATCAAGAAAAGCAATAGCGTGGGTCACAGTAGGGAAAATAGGGCCAGGTATGTATTTCCCTTTTATCTGTCTGTCCTGTTTCTTTTATATGAATGCAACATTTTACGAGTTGTATTTAGTTCTATTCCCAGActaaaatgtgacaaaaatatcGATTTTCAATTCTAAATACGCTTGACGAGGCGTTTGTTTATCAAAGGTGTATTATTCAAAATCTTAATATCTAGatacacgtacatgtacatgtatttaccctATATCTCATTTTGAATGCTTCCTTTACTTTGAACACTAACGTTCAAATACGAGTATAATTTATTCTAAGTCAAAATAacattatataattattgttacatgtaGTAAAACAACGTAACTAAAAAATCCatcataaatcatatttttttccaatttatatAGTAATAGAATTCAGAATATTTCTTTTCGGAgttttcttttataattgttgatgtttttcaactTTTAGCACCATCTATAGTTAGATAcatgatttatttgtatataagtagTTATTGGGATTGAACTAGCTGCCAGTAACTGAGAGTAATTtaagatctgtactttgtgtcttttttgtaGAGAGGGATGTATAAATTCTCTGTCTCGTCCTTTCTGAGTTTATGTATAACATTTCTGCTCTGTATCTATTTGTTAACTttagcccttttcaactgatttatataCCGGTACTTTGTTCTTATAttcttgttgaagaccgtatggttgCCTGTAATTGCTTTTTTCCACTTCGTTTTGAATTTGAGGTATACTTGTCTCATGCCTCATCTccgtatttttttaaaatttattactgTAGAGCACTTACACAGAGACCAAAGTTAGATTCCGAATCTAATTggtataacaaacaaaaacccaACGACATAGCAAAGGAAAACCAATAATCTTCGTCTATTACGGGTGGAGTCGTCTGCACCTGTCACGAGCGTGGTTCGacctcacaacctcagtgttgatagACTAATAATTATTGTAACCGAAATATTGAAACTTCTTAAAGTGACAAggaaaacaaaaaccaacaatACAACAACACAATAATTGTCTTATAGTCTTATAGTCTAATAGTCTAAAAGCAAGTCGGTGTcgtatttcattttcattttctattttcacttttaaaagttttaatgattaaattattaaacaaaagaagtAATATTGTACACTGTAATCAtaaattttcttatttgtttCAGGATTTCTGGTAGCACCAGCGTTGTTTTCACTTACTATTCACACAATGATGTTTGCACTAGGTAAGTGTTAATCTTATTAAATGTTTCTGATTTCAGTTAGATTATAAATGAGAAATACTAAATAAACTTCAATTCCGATGTGTACACATGTTAAAAATACGTGTATAATAATTTATTctttgttaaaaaacaaaatacattcgGAATCTCTGTTGTCAATTGATGAGTAACCTTTTCGAAAATTATGTAATTTTGTATGATTTATGTTAATTGTCATGTATTTTAGGGATTAAGTATTCTGGGAATTGTATCACAAAGCCTCTGGTACCAGTAGCTCTGGTTTTGATTGGTGGAGACGGCATGTTGAAGTCTTTATCATACCTCCTACAGATTGTTATTGTTATCCAAACAAAAATGAAACGACCGAAAGCCTTATTGTTTTTATCCGAATCTAGCATTATAGACAGTGGTCTTAATTATCTTTACATTTGTGCTGTCTTTTTAGGTAAGTTTATTATACCTATATCAATTAAGGAAAATAACctgaacaaattattaaatattaaaaatcttgtaaaaacTGGCAGTTtacagtaaaaacacaaaatacaaaataatgacAAGTAGGAAAATGAAAGCAAAATAAAAAGTCAACAACTATTGAAAAATGTTACGCTAtcccataaaaaaataaacagaattgATGAATTATTTGTTACACATCTGCTGATGTCCTAAAACGATATTATAACGGGTTAAATTAATTACATGTAGGGCTCGAACTTTTCTCGTTATATTTGGAATTAACTGTCCCAGTATCTCACTGTGCAacgtttttattttagtttttaggTAATGTTATCAAATGCAATGCTTCGCTTAATCAACATGCATTTACTATAGAGCAAAGACAAGATGGCTAAAAAACAAAACAGGAGATAACCTAACGTTTAGTAATAAAACCCCGTCCGATAATATGTTATATGGGGTAAAAAGTCATGTTCTATCCTATTTGCACactaagtagatataggaagatgtggtgtgagtgccaatgagacaactctccatacaaataaaaatttaaaaagtaaaccattataggttaaagtacggccttcaacacggagccttagctcacaccgaacaacaagctataaagggccccaaaattactagtgtaaaaccattcaaactggaaaaccaacggtctaatctatataaacaaaacgagaaacgagaaacacgtatatattacataaacaaacgacaactactgtacatcagattcctgacttaggacaggtgcaaacatttgcagcgggattaaacgttttaatggatccaaaccttctccctttttctgaaacaatagcataacatcacaacaaagaaaaacatataaaatatcaattggcagacttaactcaatcaaaaaacgtatgattaaatgTCACAGTGGAAGAATACATATTTCAGTCACAAAATACATAAGGCTAATTTTTAGGCCcaatgaaatctgaaataaacaAAGTATTCTTAATCTGCCAAATATTTTGTCACCAGGGCTTCAGACTTCTTACAGTTATTATTCATGTAAtaatcaattttcataattatagGAAAATGTTTCCAACTTTCACTTATTTTGCAGGTGCAGGCGCAGTATTTTACGGAGAAATGGCCTTTTGTGAAATAaccatatttgaaattttattttactacATAATCATAGCACTATGCATTATTGGATTATTGATAGCATTACTTGTTTATAAAGCCGTAAAGCCAAATGTGGATACAGATTTCATAGATGAAAGAGGAAATATTGTGTGAACTTTATGTACAGAGTTATCTCGCGTTCAACGTATAACGATcctaaatatcaatataatacatcGACAATTGGAAGTCATTGGAACTTTGCATTTGTTAAAGTTTCGAACGCATCTTATGTACTGGGTTATTTCAGAAACACGTATTGTGCTCACGAAAATCATAggatatgttaaaaataaattcaccTTCAACCATAAAAGAAAT carries:
- the LOC139519560 gene encoding uncharacterized protein isoform X1, with amino-acid sequence MQPIQIFTYWTCWMLFWTCAEGRNNDNKHTQFKISEHRKENTTLLDNTTDLRREYTTHSDKSTVKRKEYTTLLFQITDQRKELTTLPDKTTGQRREYTTLPDNHRLSCTKNETETVACFNGGSCLATDVGFRIIRCACTFKYTGDRCEMINLEILFAMNKDKKEVRTGLVSGFIALIALLLLAGLLLTVNIFFKVKRVNTYEEIYSRGRLFI
- the LOC139519561 gene encoding uncharacterized protein, whose amino-acid sequence is MSQNDTESVEAASTVDTKKQDLSENIKSDSNEPSDSYTNQTYSTDADATQEKPRTPESENQSQRLVKDEQVPSTSKSTDHRHSNRPPTLSLAATKDDKILAEEIKHQPKEDDSREENETNEKKRKSRISRALDSSRKAIAWVTVGKIGPGFLVAPALFSLTIHTMMFALGIKYSGNCITKPLVPVALVLIGGDGMLKSLSYLLQIVIVIQTKMKRPKALLFLSESSIIDSGLNYLYICAVFLGAGAVFYGEMAFCEITIFEILFYYIIIALCIIGLLIALLVYKAVKPNVDTDFIDERGNIV
- the LOC139519560 gene encoding uncharacterized protein isoform X2 gives rise to the protein MQPIQIFTYWTCWMLFWTCAEGRNNDNKHTQFKISEHRKENTTLLDNTTDLRREYTTHSDKSTVKRKEYTTLLFQITDQRKELTTLPDKTTGQRREYTTLPDNHRLSCTKNETETVACFNGGSCLATDVGFRIIRCACTFKYTGDRCEMINLEILFASKHHRAINK